From the genome of Desulfurobacteriaceae bacterium:
ATGAAAGGGGGGTAAAAGTAAGAGTAGTTATGGATGAAAGCGGTGCAAAGAATAGAAGTTCTGCTTACCCCTATCTTGTTAAGTATGGGATCCCAGTAAGGGTAAAGAGAGGAACAGGTGGTGGTTTAATGCACCACAAGTACGCAATTATTGACGGCAAAGTTCTAATTACTGGAAGTTTTAACTGGACAAAGAGTGCCGAGAAGAGAAATGATGAAAATCTAATTATTTTAGAAAATGTTCCATCTATCGTGAAACTTTATCAAGAGAACTTTGAAAAACTTTGGGAGTTGGCAAGGTTAACTAACTGATGCTTGATAGTTTAAAAGAAAAGTTCTTTTTAGAAAGAGAAAGAATAAAAAAACTTCATTTACAGAAAGAAACAGGGTTTCTTGTTGCTGATGAACTAAGGAAAGCTCTTGACACTGTTTTAAAACCCGCTTTTAAGCTATTTTTTGAAAAATGGGATATTCCTGTCGTTTTTTACGCTCTTGGAGGATATGGAAGGGGAGAACTAAACTTTCATTCTGACATAGATGTTAATCTCGTTTATGATGGGAAACTCACAGACTCCCATCTGGAAGACATAGAGGCTTTTTATTACTTCCTACTCTCTTTAAAGCTTGACCTTGGCTTTACTCCAAGGAGTATTCAGGAAACGTTTGAACTTGCAAAGGAAGATCTTTCGGTATTTACAAATGTTCTCCAAAGAAGATTTTTAGAGGGTTCTAAAGAACTTGATGAAAAGTTTAGCGTAGAGTTCAATAAATTTGTTTCTAAGAACAAGAAATCTTTAGTAGAAGAAATAGTAATTTCAAGAAATGAAAGGTATAAGAGATTTTATGGTACAGTCTACTACCAAGAACCAAACGTTAAAGAAAGTAAAGGGGGATTGCGAGATCTACACGAGGCTTTCTGGATAGCCAAAATAGTTTTCTCCATAGATAGTTATAAAGGTTTCTTAGATAAGAAAATTCTTGATTGGAAAAGTCTTAGAGATGTGATTTCTGCCTACGATTTTCTTTTGAGAGTCAGGAACCACCTTCACATTACAACAAAGAGAAAGAGCGATATCCTCTCTTTTGAGATGCAAGAAGTAGTTGCAGACTTTTTCGGTTTTCCCAAAGGCAGAAAAGGTATAGAAAGCTTTATGAAGAACTACTTTAACGCAGCACAAGATTTAGCTGTGATAAGCAAAGAGATAATAAAAGCATCTATTGAAGAGCTGGAAAAAGGAGAGAACAAGTTTTCCCTTCACTCCATATTTAACTCTCCTAAAGAATTAATAGAAGATGTTTTCTACATAGAAAAAAACGTTCTCCATGTTGAAGAAGAAAAGGAAGGGGAGCTAGTAAAGAGTCCTTCCTTAGTCTTAAAAGGATTTAAGCTAGTCCAGGAAAAAGGATTGGAGCTATCAGCGAACACCTTTTCTTTATTCAAGATTTCTGCAGAAACCAATAAGGAAAAATTTAGAAAAAAAGAAGTTTTAAGCCAGTTTAAAGAGATTCTTAAGAAAAATAAAAGACTTTCTTATACGCTAGAATTAATGCATAACTGTAAAGTCTTAGGAGCTTTAATTCCTGACTTCGAAAGGCTTAGAGGTCATTTTCAGTTTGATACCTACCACAAGTTTACAACGGACATTCATTCAATTTTTACAGTAAGAGAAATAGAAAAAATAGAGGAGAAGGGAACTAACCTTACATCCGTAAGAGAAAAACAAGGATTCTTTGAGATACTACAAGATCTGGAAAATCAGCACCTTCTTTATATAGCAGCTCTTTTCCACGATATTGGTAAGGGTAAACCTGGAAAGCACGAGATAGTCGGTTCAGGACTTGCAAGGAAGTACTTAAGTGAGATGGGATTTTCCAAAGAAGAAATAGAGGAAGTGGCCTGGCTTGTAAAAAATCACCTTCTAATGTCCCATTTAGCTTTTAGAAGGGATATATCCGATCCAGAGCTTATTAAAAACTTTAAAGAAACTTGTCAAACAGAAGACAGGTTAAAAAAACTTTTCCTTTTGACCTATGCAGACATAAAAGCTGTTGGACCAGGAGCTTGGGACAAGTGGAAAAGTTCTCTCCTTTGGAACCTATTCAACACTACTCTTTTAATGTTTTCTCAAGGAAAGAGTATAGAAGAACTAATTTCAGAAAAGCTCAAAAGAAGAAAAGAAAAAGTAAAAAGATTACTTGAAGGAAAAATTAGAGAAGAATCCGTAGAAAGATTCTTTAAAAATGCAGATATCGACTATTTGGTTACTTACCCATCTGAAGAGATCGCAAAGCATTTAATTTTGATGAGAGAGATTAGAAGAG
Proteins encoded in this window:
- the glnD gene encoding [protein-PII] uridylyltransferase codes for the protein MLDSLKEKFFLERERIKKLHLQKETGFLVADELRKALDTVLKPAFKLFFEKWDIPVVFYALGGYGRGELNFHSDIDVNLVYDGKLTDSHLEDIEAFYYFLLSLKLDLGFTPRSIQETFELAKEDLSVFTNVLQRRFLEGSKELDEKFSVEFNKFVSKNKKSLVEEIVISRNERYKRFYGTVYYQEPNVKESKGGLRDLHEAFWIAKIVFSIDSYKGFLDKKILDWKSLRDVISAYDFLLRVRNHLHITTKRKSDILSFEMQEVVADFFGFPKGRKGIESFMKNYFNAAQDLAVISKEIIKASIEELEKGENKFSLHSIFNSPKELIEDVFYIEKNVLHVEEEKEGELVKSPSLVLKGFKLVQEKGLELSANTFSLFKISAETNKEKFRKKEVLSQFKEILKKNKRLSYTLELMHNCKVLGALIPDFERLRGHFQFDTYHKFTTDIHSIFTVREIEKIEEKGTNLTSVREKQGFFEILQDLENQHLLYIAALFHDIGKGKPGKHEIVGSGLARKYLSEMGFSKEEIEEVAWLVKNHLLMSHLAFRRDISDPELIKNFKETCQTEDRLKKLFLLTYADIKAVGPGAWDKWKSSLLWNLFNTTLLMFSQGKSIEELISEKLKRRKEKVKRLLEGKIREESVERFFKNADIDYLVTYPSEEIAKHLILMREIRRENKDYAVYHENYLDIGFTKLTIITKYRRGLFNKIAGILSYLGINIKGANIDRAIEDSCDCMVYTIHVSTATGEALPIERIERFKEILKELYEGTFDPDNLPQSLMKPKTFRKNVPMPINKVKIDNKTSDKYTIVEVSTYDRLGVLYAITKILIDMNTRLRRAIIATEGNRVIDSFYVTDIDYKKIEDEKLLEKIKERILEVVK
- a CDS encoding phospholipase D-like domain-containing protein, producing ERGVKVRVVMDESGAKNRSSAYPYLVKYGIPVRVKRGTGGGLMHHKYAIIDGKVLITGSFNWTKSAEKRNDENLIILENVPSIVKLYQENFEKLWELARLTN